The Cellulosimicrobium sp. ES-005 genome segment ACGACGGCGTCGACGTGCGCCCCGACCCCGCAGCGGGCGAGCTTGCCGCGCTGCTGGGGGGACGTCCCGTTCGTCACCACGACCACCAGGTCGCCGTCGGCGCGCAGGGCGTCGAGGAGGTCGAGCACGCCGTCGTACGCGCGCACGTGGTCGAGGATGCCGGCGCGGAAGCGGTCGACCGCGGCGGGCAGGTCCTCGTCCCAGCCGAGGCGGTCGACGATGACGCGCGCCACGTCGGTCTTGACGGCGAACCCGCCCTGGTCGGCCGCGACGATCGCCGCGAGGTCGGACGCGTCACGACCGGCGTGGGCGACGGCGTCGGCCGCCCAGGCGGCGAACGCGTCGTCGCGGCCGACGAGCGTGTTGTCGAGGTCGAGGAGCCAGATCACGCCTGGACCCTAGCCCGGACGACCCCCGCACCGCTGAGGCGTCCGCGACGAGCGCCCTCGCTCCGACGGCTCAGCCGCGGGTGAGTGCCGCGAGCGCGTCCAGCACGTCGCGCGCGACGTCGGCCGGCGTGAGCCGGTACGCCGAGGCCACCTGGTCCCGCGTCGCGTGGTCGAGGAACTGCGCGGGCAGGCCGAGCGCGTGCACGGGCGTGCGGACGCCGCCCTCGAGCGAGCGCTGCGCGAGGAGCGCGCCCACGCCGCCGTCGGCGACGCCGTCCTCGACGCTCACGACGAGGTCGTGCTCGCCGGCGAGCTTGACGAGCGCGCTCGGCATCGGCAGGACCCACGTGGGGGACGCGACGGTGACGTCGACGCCGTGGGCCGTGAGCGTCTGCGCCGCGTCGAGCGCGACACGCGCCATGGACCCGGGGCCGACGAGCAGGACCCGGGCGCGGGGGGCCGCACCCTGCGGAGCGATCTTCGGCGCGTCCTCCGGCACGGCGAGCAGGTCCACGCCGTCCACCGTGTCGACGGCGGGCAGCGCGTCCCCGAGCGCACCCTTCGGGTAGCGCACGACCGTCGGGGCGTCGTCCACGTCCACGGCCTCGCGCAGCGCCGTCCGCAGCGTCTCCTCGTCGCGCGGCGCGGCGAGCCGCAGGCCGGGCACGATGCGCAGCATCGCCATGTCCCACATGCCGTTGTGGCTCGCGCCGTCGTCGCCCGTGATCCCGGCGCGGTCGAGCACGAACGTCACGCCGGCCTTGTGCAGCGCCACGTCCATGAGGACCTGGTCGAACGCGCGGTTGAGGAACGTCGCGTAGACGGCGACGACGGGGTGCAGGCCCGCGAACGCCATGCCCGCGGCGGACGTGGCGGCGTGCTGCTCGGCGATCCCGACGTCGAACGTGCGCTCGGGGAATGCCTGAGCGAACGGCTTGAGGCCCACCGGCTCGAGCATCGCCGCCGTGATCGCGACGACGTCGGAGCGGCGGCGGCCGATCTGGACGATCTCGTCCGCGAAGACGCTCGTCCAGCCGAAGCGCGACGGCGCGACCGGGAGCCCGGTCTCGGGGTGGATCTTCCCGACGGCGTGGAAGCGGTCGGCGACGTCCTGCTCGGCGGGCGTGTAGCCGCGGCCCTTCTCGGTGATCGCGTGCACGATCACGGGCGCCCCGTACGCCTTGGCCCGGCGCAGCGCGTGCTCCATCGCCTCGACGTCGTGCCCGTCGACGGGGCCGACGTACTTGATGCCGAGGTCCTCGAACATGCCCTGCGGGGCGACGACGTCCTTGAGGCCCTTCTTCAGGCCGTGCAGCCACTCGTACGCGAACCGACCCGGGGCGCCGGACCGGTTGAGGGTGCGCTTGCCCCACTGCAGGAAGCTCTCGTAGCCGTGCGTGGTGCGCAGCGTCGACAGGTGGTGCGCGAGCCCGCCGATGGTCGGCGAGTAGGAGCGGCCGTTGTCGTTCACCACGACGACGAGGCGCCGGTCCTGGCTCTCGGCGATGTTGTTCAGCGCCTCCCAGGCCATGCCGCCCGTGAGGGCGCCGTCGCCGATGACCGCGACGACGTGCCGGTCGGTAAGACCGCGCACGACGTTCGCCTTCGCGATGCCGTCGCCCCACGAGAGGGCGGTCGACGCATGCGAGTTCTCGACGACGTCGTGGTCGGACTCGGCGCGCGACGGGTAGCCGGACAGGCCGCCCTGCTTGCGCAGCGCGGAGAAGTCCTGGCGCCCGGTGAGGAGCTTGTGCACGTAGGACTGGTGGCCCGTGTCGAACACGAACGTGTCGGTCGGCGACGAGAACACGCGGTGCATCGCGATCGTGAGCTCGACGACCCCGAGGTTCGGACCGAGGTGCCCGCCGGTGCGCGAGACCGAGTCGACGAGGAACGCACGGATCTCGCCGGCGAGCTCCCGCGTCTGCTCGAGGGTCAGCCGTTGCACGTCCTCGGGCGAGGTGATCGTGCCAAGCAGGCTCATGCAGATGCTCCGTTCCGTTCCCGTGCGACCAGCCCGACAACTCTAGGCCGTCCGGGCAGGTGACCTGCGCAGCGGTGCGCGGGGCGACGGGACCTTCACGCCATTGACGCACACTCCGGCGCCCGACGCACGGACCACCCGTTGGTGGAATCTCACTTCCGCACTGCGGACAACGACGGGCTCCGACCTCGTAGGATGGGGGCATGCGCTTCCTGCCCGGCCAGTCCCCCGCGACCGACCTCACGTACGGCGACGTCTTCCTCGTCCCGTCGCGTTCCGAGGTCGCCTCGCGCTTCGACGTCGACCTCTCCTCCGCCGACGGGACGGGGACCACGATCCCCGTCGTCGTCGCGAACATGACCGCCGTCGCGGGCCGCCGCATGGCGGAGACGGTCTCGCGCCGCGGAGGCGTCGCGATCATCCCGCAGGACGTGCCGACCGACGTCGTCGCCGACGTGGTCGCCGACGTGAAGTCCAAGGACCCCGTCATCGAGACGCCCGTGGTCGTGGGCCCGCACGACACCGTGCACACGGCGCTCACCCTCATCGGCAAGCGCTCGCACGGCGCGGCGGTCGTCGTGGACGACGGCCGGCCCGTGGGCGTGGTGACGGAGGCCGACTGCGCCGACGTCGACCGCTTCACCCAGGTCCACCAGGTCATGACCACCGACCCCCTCGTCCTCGACGCGTCCGTCCTCGACGGCGGTCGCGCCGGGCTCGAGGCGGCCTACGAGCAGCTCCACAGCGCGCGCCTCAAGGTCGCGCCCGTGACGCGCGACGGGGCGCTCGTCGGCGTCCTCACGCGCAAGGGCGCGCTGCGCTCGTCCGTCTACGCACCCGCGCTCGACGCAGCGGGCCGCCTGCGGGTCGGAGCCGCCGTCGGGATCAACGGCGACGTCGCCGCCAAGGCCAAGGAGCTCCTGGCGGCCGGCGTCGACGTGCTCGTCGTCGACACGGCGCACGGCCACCAGGCCAAGATGCTCCAGGCGCTCGACGCCGTGCGCTCCGTCGGCCCGGACGTCCCCGTGGTCGCGGGCAACGTCGTGACCGCGGACGGCGTGCGCGACCTCGTCGCCGCGGGTGCCGACATCGTCAAGGTGGGCGTCGGCCCGGGCGCGATGTGCACGACGCGCATGATGACCGCCGTGGGGCGCCCGCAGTTCTCCGCCGTCCTGGAGTGCGCCGCCGCGGCGCGCGAGCTCGGCAAGCACGTCTGGGCCGACGGCGGCGTGCGCCACCCGCGCGACGTCGCCCTCGCGCTCGCCGCGGGTGCCTCGCAGGTGATGATCGGCTCGTGGTTCGCGGGGACGTACGAGTCCCCCGGCGACCTGCACGACGACGGGACGGGTCGGCTCTACAAGGAGAGCTTCGGCATGGCGTCGGCGCGGGCGGTCGCGGCGCGCACCGCGGGCGGGTCGCCGTTCGAGCGTGCGCGCAAGGCGCTCTACGAGGAGGGCATCAGCTCGGGGCGCATGTTCCTCGACCCGCAGCGCCCGGGCGTCGAGGACCTCCTCGACCAGATCACGTCGGGGCTGCGCAGCTCCGCGACCTACGCGGGCGCGTCGAGCCTCGCGGAGTTCGCCGACCGCGCCGTCGTCGGGATCCAGTCCGCCGCGGGCTACGAGGAGGGCCGCCCGCTCCCGGTGAGCTGGTGACCGCCGACCCGGCGGGCTCGCGCCCGGCCGCGCGCGAGCAGCTCGCCGCGCTCGCGCGCGACGGGGGCGCCTGGCCCGAGCCGTGGCGGCACGCCGTCGGCGCCCTGCGCGCCGACGCCCGTGGGGCCGCCGTCCTCCTGCTGTTCGGCGCGCTCGACCGCGTCCCCGCGGAGCACGCCGCGGCCTCGGTGCCCCGCGACCTCGACGTGCTCCTGCTCGCGCGCGCCGCGACGCTCGGCCACCACCCCGGCCAGGTCGCCTTCCCCGGAGGCCGCCTCGAGCCCGAGGACGCGGGCCCGGTCGGCGCCGCGCTGCGCGAGGCCGAGGAGGAGACGGGGCTCGAGCCCGACGGCGTCGACGTGCTCGGGACGCTCGGCGAGCTGCCCGTGCCGGTGAGCAACCACCTCGTCACCCCGGTCCTGGCGTGGTGGTCGCGGCCCACGCCCGTCCGCGCGGTGGACGCCGCCGAGTCCGCGCACGTGTTCCGCGTCCCCGTCGCCGACCTGCTCGACCCCGAGCGGCGGCGCACGGTGACGGTGCGGCGCGACCGCCGGGTGCACAAGAGCCCCGGCTTCCTCGTCGAGGCCGACGGGCGCGAGCACCTCGTCTGGGGGTTCACGGGCGGGATCCTCGACGCGCTGTTCGACCGGCTCGGCTGGACGGAGCCCTGGGACCGGACCCGCACGCTCGACGCCCCGCTCTGACCCGGCGGCACCCTCGCGTCATGAGGAGGGCCCCTGCGCCGTCGGATCCTGCGCCGTCGGACCGGAGAGCCGCCTGCCGAACGCGGGGTCGCCCGTGAGCGTCGCGGAGGAGCGGCGCACGACCTCCTCGAGCACGCCGAGGTCGACGGCGTCGAGGTCCTTGACGTAGACGCAGCCCTTGCCGACGGTGTGCGGGCCGAGCCGCTCCAGGAGCGCGGCGTGGGCGTCGACGCCGTCCATGAGGTACACGGTCGTCGCGGCCTTGCGCGGCGAGAAGCCCGCCGCCGCCATATCGCCCTCGCGCCCGCTCGCGTAGCGGTAGTGGTAGGTGCCGAACCCGACGATCGACGAGCCCCACATCCGCGCGCGCTCCCCCGTGACCCGTCCCATCAGCTCGACGAGCCGGTACGCGTCGCGACGCCGGACGGGGTGCTCCACCGCCGCGAGGAACGCCTCGACGTCCGCGCCGCTCGGCCGGGTCATGTTCTCGGTACCCATGCCCCAGTCTCTCGCCGCAAGGCGGCGACGCGCGAGATCGGCACTCCCG includes the following:
- a CDS encoding HAD family hydrolase, giving the protein MIWLLDLDNTLVGRDDAFAAWAADAVAHAGRDASDLAAIVAADQGGFAVKTDVARVIVDRLGWDEDLPAAVDRFRAGILDHVRAYDGVLDLLDALRADGDLVVVVTNGTSPQQRGKLARCGVGAHVDAVVVSGEEGVDKPDPRLLEIALDRVGAADADRAQVWMVGDAAHADVAAGRAAGTRTGWVSHGRPWTDGPLPDVLGATVHDVVARARAAALTAP
- the dxs gene encoding 1-deoxy-D-xylulose-5-phosphate synthase, coding for MSLLGTITSPEDVQRLTLEQTRELAGEIRAFLVDSVSRTGGHLGPNLGVVELTIAMHRVFSSPTDTFVFDTGHQSYVHKLLTGRQDFSALRKQGGLSGYPSRAESDHDVVENSHASTALSWGDGIAKANVVRGLTDRHVVAVIGDGALTGGMAWEALNNIAESQDRRLVVVVNDNGRSYSPTIGGLAHHLSTLRTTHGYESFLQWGKRTLNRSGAPGRFAYEWLHGLKKGLKDVVAPQGMFEDLGIKYVGPVDGHDVEAMEHALRRAKAYGAPVIVHAITEKGRGYTPAEQDVADRFHAVGKIHPETGLPVAPSRFGWTSVFADEIVQIGRRRSDVVAITAAMLEPVGLKPFAQAFPERTFDVGIAEQHAATSAAGMAFAGLHPVVAVYATFLNRAFDQVLMDVALHKAGVTFVLDRAGITGDDGASHNGMWDMAMLRIVPGLRLAAPRDEETLRTALREAVDVDDAPTVVRYPKGALGDALPAVDTVDGVDLLAVPEDAPKIAPQGAAPRARVLLVGPGSMARVALDAAQTLTAHGVDVTVASPTWVLPMPSALVKLAGEHDLVVSVEDGVADGGVGALLAQRSLEGGVRTPVHALGLPAQFLDHATRDQVASAYRLTPADVARDVLDALAALTRG
- a CDS encoding GuaB1 family IMP dehydrogenase-related protein; translation: MRFLPGQSPATDLTYGDVFLVPSRSEVASRFDVDLSSADGTGTTIPVVVANMTAVAGRRMAETVSRRGGVAIIPQDVPTDVVADVVADVKSKDPVIETPVVVGPHDTVHTALTLIGKRSHGAAVVVDDGRPVGVVTEADCADVDRFTQVHQVMTTDPLVLDASVLDGGRAGLEAAYEQLHSARLKVAPVTRDGALVGVLTRKGALRSSVYAPALDAAGRLRVGAAVGINGDVAAKAKELLAAGVDVLVVDTAHGHQAKMLQALDAVRSVGPDVPVVAGNVVTADGVRDLVAAGADIVKVGVGPGAMCTTRMMTAVGRPQFSAVLECAAAARELGKHVWADGGVRHPRDVALALAAGASQVMIGSWFAGTYESPGDLHDDGTGRLYKESFGMASARAVAARTAGGSPFERARKALYEEGISSGRMFLDPQRPGVEDLLDQITSGLRSSATYAGASSLAEFADRAVVGIQSAAGYEEGRPLPVSW
- a CDS encoding CoA pyrophosphatase, which encodes MTADPAGSRPAAREQLAALARDGGAWPEPWRHAVGALRADARGAAVLLLFGALDRVPAEHAAASVPRDLDVLLLARAATLGHHPGQVAFPGGRLEPEDAGPVGAALREAEEETGLEPDGVDVLGTLGELPVPVSNHLVTPVLAWWSRPTPVRAVDAAESAHVFRVPVADLLDPERRRTVTVRRDRRVHKSPGFLVEADGREHLVWGFTGGILDALFDRLGWTEPWDRTRTLDAPL
- a CDS encoding DUF1801 domain-containing protein — its product is MGTENMTRPSGADVEAFLAAVEHPVRRRDAYRLVELMGRVTGERARMWGSSIVGFGTYHYRYASGREGDMAAAGFSPRKAATTVYLMDGVDAHAALLERLGPHTVGKGCVYVKDLDAVDLGVLEEVVRRSSATLTGDPAFGRRLSGPTAQDPTAQGPSS